From Xylocopilactobacillus apis, a single genomic window includes:
- a CDS encoding putative holin-like toxin: MTVFQAISLMISFGLLVATILKHNEK, translated from the coding sequence TTGACTGTTTTTCAAGCTATCTCGTTGATGATTTCGTTTGGCTTGCTTGTTGCAACCATCTTGAAACATAACGAAAAGTAA
- a CDS encoding BspA family leucine-rich repeat surface protein, which produces MKLVKKLGYVLAGLSSILILAFVLNFKQDSKAADFPTNIAVENNGSVSRGGRLVNNVGSSFVDPFQKDSPPKFQPRIEINPRIPYELVQNRDFRLTGESQFTGGQSSVHLVWSAVANLLDGYVIERSENVSAPVWDTPPVNYGKHVNILNVYPDGGNFLKQWMDQIDPNTGQPVSMGLISVDAVSLTEFNKNASYYLKKGTSSYQYDGVYFGSKDVNGGDTPGVNDLTAASQPVVADFGASGRSVIFGHDTIFSHGWHHPYFGMFASKLDLFLNDNLPAGYHIGSPTANLEFTDIGSPNVVFTKDGYLNRYPYNLDPTKTYLIKPAHTVGQFYSSKSNATKWMEFGPPLTAIGNGGPTFAATALYDPSGTAVGSNNWYLITKDNYAQIQTGHTTGSCSPDEAKIIANMIYYTSTLTMNSPGDDHTVKDKAAPNIPTTTITQPSNDQINITVNSQDNKTDYYYRIKARTSTTTKYSDVIKVPVMSGFRGYIYAVDNNPNGVPKATIDPSTGLVSNINLNPTSGSSQASFSLTRLASAGKYLHIVAVDNANNVSAAKTINLSDYLWWKYETGTLTIYPHVLNADVDSTIGIGVDGMTHIWPWNQYKPQITKTVISPGVVGGRSLTNIFDGCTAMTSIEGLTNLNTTNVEDYNSMFNYCKSLTSLDFSNFNTVKSIVMFRFMRHCENITSLTYGPNFITNNVQNFGGFYEGMHKMTTFDLSHINTSSAVAMTGMFGDCPNLKTLDVSHFDTSKVSDMRYMFEFDSNLEELDLSSFSGASLTSMYYMFKDDFKLKRLKFSSSFNTSKVTTMEHAFENCRELRSLDLSTFVTNPNTTNMDNLLYGTSKLWQLKLGTSTKLSSTTGLGDPTPGTEIADLDNPTPVYYATNPQWREALTPATVHAPTGAARTAAQIATESQTRNTVRTYVWDQNGSQKFAATPGNINFGTHAGYLKNKEYISPAQNINVTDNRNVRTGKRWHVEVAVTNPFKLATDSTKVIRGNPLYYHNTTTGAVTHLLPTAQTLHSEIATSTYQDVKNYPWTLSFKASPSDIPKAGTYNATVTFTLVNDTP; this is translated from the coding sequence ATGAAGTTAGTAAAAAAGTTGGGATATGTCTTGGCAGGTTTAAGCAGTATTTTGATTTTAGCGTTTGTTTTGAACTTTAAACAAGACAGTAAAGCAGCGGATTTTCCAACAAATATAGCAGTTGAAAATAATGGTAGCGTTTCCAGGGGGGGGCGTTTAGTTAATAATGTTGGATCTAGTTTTGTAGATCCATTTCAAAAAGATTCACCCCCTAAATTTCAACCTCGCATTGAAATAAATCCGAGAATCCCATATGAACTAGTTCAGAATAGAGACTTTAGATTAACTGGTGAAAGTCAATTTACTGGGGGTCAAAGTTCTGTTCATCTTGTATGGAGTGCAGTTGCTAATCTTTTAGATGGATACGTAATTGAACGTTCAGAAAATGTATCAGCTCCGGTTTGGGATACACCACCTGTGAACTATGGAAAACATGTTAATATTTTAAACGTCTATCCTGATGGCGGGAACTTTTTGAAACAATGGATGGATCAAATTGATCCTAACACTGGACAGCCTGTATCGATGGGCTTGATTAGTGTTGATGCAGTTTCATTGACTGAATTTAATAAAAACGCAAGTTATTATTTGAAGAAAGGAACTTCCTCATACCAATATGATGGAGTGTACTTCGGTTCAAAAGATGTTAACGGAGGAGATACTCCGGGGGTAAATGATTTAACTGCTGCTTCACAGCCAGTAGTAGCAGATTTTGGTGCATCAGGGAGATCAGTAATTTTTGGGCACGATACAATTTTTTCTCATGGATGGCATCATCCTTATTTCGGGATGTTTGCAAGTAAATTAGATTTATTCCTTAATGATAATTTACCTGCGGGCTACCATATAGGTTCACCTACAGCCAATCTTGAGTTTACTGATATTGGATCACCAAATGTAGTTTTCACTAAGGACGGATATTTAAATCGCTATCCCTATAATTTAGATCCGACTAAAACTTATCTGATAAAGCCAGCGCATACTGTAGGACAGTTTTATTCTTCTAAAAGTAATGCAACTAAGTGGATGGAATTTGGACCGCCACTTACAGCAATAGGAAATGGAGGTCCAACTTTTGCAGCAACTGCTCTGTATGATCCCAGCGGTACAGCTGTAGGGAGCAACAACTGGTATTTGATAACGAAGGATAACTATGCCCAAATTCAGACCGGACACACTACAGGATCTTGTTCGCCGGATGAAGCAAAAATTATTGCCAACATGATTTATTATACAAGCACTTTAACGATGAACTCTCCTGGGGACGATCATACTGTTAAGGATAAAGCTGCTCCAAATATACCAACAACGACAATAACTCAGCCAAGCAATGATCAGATTAATATAACCGTTAACAGTCAGGATAATAAAACAGATTACTACTATCGAATTAAAGCAAGAACTTCAACAACAACAAAGTATTCAGATGTGATTAAGGTTCCAGTAATGAGTGGTTTCAGAGGATATATCTATGCAGTAGATAATAATCCCAATGGTGTTCCAAAAGCCACGATAGATCCATCAACAGGGTTGGTCTCTAATATCAATCTTAATCCAACGTCAGGTTCAAGCCAAGCTAGCTTTTCATTAACCAGATTAGCTTCAGCGGGTAAATATTTACATATTGTGGCAGTTGATAATGCGAATAACGTATCTGCCGCAAAGACCATTAATTTAAGTGATTACTTGTGGTGGAAATATGAAACGGGAACGTTAACAATCTATCCCCATGTTTTAAATGCTGATGTAGATTCGACGATTGGTATTGGTGTAGATGGGATGACGCATATTTGGCCATGGAATCAATATAAACCCCAAATTACTAAAACGGTAATCAGTCCGGGTGTTGTCGGTGGACGTTCTTTGACTAATATCTTTGATGGTTGCACTGCGATGACCAGTATTGAAGGATTAACCAATCTAAATACAACAAATGTTGAAGATTATAATAGTATGTTTAATTATTGTAAAAGCTTAACTTCACTTGATTTTTCAAACTTTAATACTGTTAAATCAATCGTTATGTTTCGTTTTATGAGACATTGTGAAAATATCACCAGTTTGACGTATGGGCCGAATTTCATCACGAATAATGTTCAGAATTTTGGTGGTTTTTATGAAGGAATGCATAAGATGACGACCTTTGATTTAAGCCATATTAATACAAGCAGTGCAGTAGCGATGACGGGAATGTTTGGGGACTGTCCGAATTTAAAAACGCTTGATGTAAGTCACTTTGATACTTCAAAAGTATCGGATATGCGGTACATGTTTGAATTTGATTCTAATTTAGAAGAATTGGATTTAAGCAGCTTTAGCGGAGCGAGCTTAACTTCGATGTATTATATGTTTAAGGATGACTTCAAGCTTAAAAGACTGAAGTTTAGCAGTTCTTTTAATACTTCAAAAGTAACAACGATGGAGCATGCATTTGAGAATTGCCGAGAGTTAAGAAGCTTAGATCTATCAACCTTCGTAACTAATCCAAATACAACTAATATGGATAATCTGCTTTATGGAACAAGCAAGTTGTGGCAATTAAAGTTAGGAACAAGTACTAAGTTATCGAGTACAACTGGGTTAGGGGATCCAACCCCTGGAACGGAAATAGCAGATTTAGACAATCCAACACCAGTGTATTATGCGACTAATCCTCAGTGGCGGGAGGCGCTAACTCCGGCAACCGTTCATGCACCAACGGGAGCAGCAAGAACGGCAGCTCAGATTGCAACTGAATCACAAACTAGAAATACTGTCAGGACTTATGTCTGGGATCAAAATGGGTCGCAAAAGTTTGCTGCAACACCAGGGAATATTAATTTTGGCACGCATGCAGGGTATTTAAAAAATAAAGAATATATTAGCCCAGCGCAAAACATCAACGTAACTGATAACCGAAACGTGAGAACAGGCAAGAGGTGGCATGTGGAAGTTGCCGTCACAAATCCGTTTAAGCTGGCAACAGATTCGACAAAGGTCATCAGAGGGAATCCATTGTATTATCACAATACAACAACGGGGGCAGTGACGCACCTTCTTCCAACAGCTCAAACATTACATAGTGAGATCGCAACAAGTACTTATCAAGATGTGAAAAATTATCCATGGACATTGAGCTTTAAGGCAAGTCCAAGTGATATTCCGAAGGCCGGTACTTACAATGCGACTGTAACCTTCACATTGGTGAACGACACTCCATAA